From one Lycium ferocissimum isolate CSIRO_LF1 chromosome 7, AGI_CSIRO_Lferr_CH_V1, whole genome shotgun sequence genomic stretch:
- the LOC132062615 gene encoding gibberellin 20 oxidase 1-D-like: MISSSYATATMHEETQVDQESSLVFDFLKNNSNIPQQFLWPDDEKPCHQPPPPLHVPPIDLNDYLSGDPLAVSNATRLVNEACRKHGFFLVVNHGIDSKLINEAHKNMDFFFEKPLVEKERAKRKVGDSCGYASSFTSRFSCNLPWKETLSFRYSAEFPYSEHVVQSYILNVMGQEYTHFGDVYQKYCEEMSKLSLSVMELLGESLGVGRAYFREFFEGNDSIMRLNYYPLCQKPDLTLGTGPHCDPTSLTILHQDDVGGLEVFVDDKWHCVPPNTNAFVVNIGDTFMAMSNGTYKSCLHRAVVNCRRSRKSLAFFLCPKKDKIVSPPVELITGNPPRRYPDFTWPVFLEFTQKHYRADERTLDAFVHWLLHKTC, from the exons ATGATTTCTTCATCATATGCAACAGCAACAATGCATGAGGAAACACAAGTTGATCAAGAATCATCTCTTGTCTTTGATTTCCTTAAAAACAATTCAAACATTCCTCAACAATTCTTATGGCCTGATGATGAAAAGCCATGCCATCAGCCACCACCACCATTACATGTTCCTCCAATAGACTTAAATGACTATCTCTCCGGTGACCCCCTCGCCGTCTCCAACGCCACTCGCCTTGTCAATGAGGCATGTCGAAAGCATGGATTCTTCCTCGTCGTTAACCATGGCATCGATTCGAAGCTCATCAATGAAGCTCATAAGAATATGGATTTCTTCTTTGAAAAGCCTCTTGTTGAAAAGGAAAGAGCTAAGAGAAAAGTTGGTGACTCTTGTGGTTATGCTAGCAGCTTTACTAGTAGGTTCTCTTGCAATCTTCCTTGGAAAGAAACACTTTCTTTTAGATACTCTGCTGAGTTTCCCTATTCAGAACATGTAGTCCAAAGCTACATCTTGAACGTCATGGGCCAAGAGTACACTCATTTTGG GGATGTGTACCAAAAATACTGTGAAGAAATGAGCAAGCTTTCCCTTAGTGTCATGGAGCTTCTAGGGGAGAGCCTTGGAGTGGGAAGAGCATATTTCAGAGAATTTTTTGAAGGGAATGATTCAATAATGAGATTGAACTATTACCCTCTTTGCCAAAAGCCTGATTTGACTCTAGGGACAGGACCTCACTGTGATCCTACTTCCTTAACCATCCTTCATCAAGACGATGTTGGTGGCCTTGAAGTCTTTGTGGATGACAAATGGCACTGTGTTCCTCCAAATACTAATGCTTTTGTGGTCAACATTGGTGATACATTCATG GCAATGTCAAATGGGACATACAAGAGTTGCTTGCACAGAGCAGTTGTAAACTGTAGAAGATCAAGGAAGTCATTGGCATTTTTCCTATGTCCAAAGAAGGACAAGATAGTAAGCCCACCAGTAGAGTTGATTACTGGGAATCCACCAAGGAGGTACCCTGATTTCACATGGCCGGTTTTTCTTGAATTCACTCAGAAACATTACAGAGCTGACGAAAGAACTCTTGATGCCTTTGTGCATTGGCTTCTACACAAAACCTGCTAA